From a region of the Sphaerodactylus townsendi isolate TG3544 linkage group LG16, MPM_Stown_v2.3, whole genome shotgun sequence genome:
- the PFN4 gene encoding profilin-4 yields the protein MNQAQSMLINGLTKTKHVANAALVNINDGRVLASTPGFKIQSQTQVLIDAFFKDLHQVRKNGLYFKAQAYNCIRADDGAIYAKDRDTGLIAVKTKSFILVATYGQGMYPSVCVEAVEKLADYFRKKGN from the coding sequence ATGAACCAGGCCCAGAGCATGTTGATCAACGGCCTCACCAAAACAAAGCACGTGGCCAACGCGGCCCTTGTCAATATCAACGACGGAAGGGTCTTGGCTTCCACTCCCGGCTTCAAAATCCAGTCGCAAACGCAAGTCCTGATCGACGCTTTCTTCAAGGACTTGCACCAGGTGCGGAAAAATGGCCTTTACTTTAAAGCCCAGGCTTACAACTGCATCCGGGCCGACGACGGCGCGATCTACGCCAAAGACAGAGACACCGGGCTGATAGCCGTGAAGACAAAATCCTTCATCTTGGTCGCGACGTACGGCCAGGGCATGTATCCCAGCGTGTGCGTGGAGGCTGTCGAGAAGCTGGCAGACTACTTCAGGAAGAAAGGAAACTGA